The stretch of DNA GTAGAGCTTAGAAGGTAGAGCTTAGAAGTTAGGAAATGGTTTAAACAGCGACAAAGCCCTTGAATAGCAGCTGGTGGAACCCGCTTTTCAACTGTCTGCTATGCACGATGAGCAACCCACCACTCGTTTATGGTATAATTTCCTCGGTAATTTATTAGACTTCCATAGAGCCCATGCGACTTCACGAGTACCAATCCAAAGAAATTTTCTCTGAACACAACATCCCCATACCCCAGGGGCGGCTGGCTGCCACTCCTGAAGAAGCCCGGCTGGTCGCCGATGAACTTCACGGCCCGGTTGTGCTGAAAGCCCAGGTACTGGTGGGCGGACGCGGCAGAGCCGGCGGCATCAGCCTGGTCAACTCGTCGGACGATGCGGAAGAAGAGGCTTCCAGAATCCTGGGTGCGCGCATCAAAGGCATCCCTGTGGGGCGACTGCTGGTGGAAGAAGCGATCAACATCCAGCAGGAGCTGTACTTGGGGATGACTGTCGACCGTGAACGCGGAGAAACTCTGGTGATTGCCAGCGCCGAGGGTGGAGTCAACATTGAACAGGTGGCGCAGGCATCTCCCGAGAAGATCGCCCGGTTGGGGGTCAACCCCCTGTTGGGATTGCGCGAGTTCCAGGCGCGCAACCTGGCAGCCGAGATCGAATTGCCGCGATCGCTCTGGCGAGCCTTTATGACCCTGGCGCTGAATCTGTATAAAGCCTACCAGGATCTGGACGCGACCCTGGCCGAGATCAATCCCCTGGTCATCACCAGTGAGGGGCGCCTGGTGGCGCTGGATGGCAAGATCATCATCGATGATAACGCGCTGTTTCGACATCCCGCCTTTTTTGATAAGCGGGATACTTCCGCCGAGGCGCCTGAAGTGGCTGAGGCGCGCAAATTCGGTCTGTCTTATATCAAGATGGACGGCGACATTGGCTGTATGGTCAACGGCGCCGGGTTGGCGATGGCGACCATGGACATTATCCAGTTTAAGGGCGGGAAAGCAGCGAACTTCCTGGATATCGGCGGCGGCGCCAGTGCAGAAAAGGTGACCGCAGCTATGCGCATTCTGCTGGCAGACCCCCAGGTGAAGGCGGTGCTGGTCAACATTTTCGGCGGCATCACTCGCTGTGACGAGGTCGCCCACGGCATTCGCATCGCACGGGAGGAGATCGAAACGCAGGTGCCGTTTGTGATCCGCCTGGCGGGGACCAACGCGGTCGAGGGAGCCCGCATCCTGGCGGATGCCAACCTGGAGACCGCGCACACCCTCAGCGAGGCGGCTGAGATCGCGATTGCACTGGCGGAGAGGGAGACGGCATGAGCATTTTGGTGAATGGCAACACACGCCTGGTGGTGCAGGGCATTACCGGGCACGAAGGCCACTTCCATGCCCAGGCGATGCTGGATTACGGCACGAATATCGTCGCCGGGGTGACCCCCGGCAAGGGCGGCGAATGGGTGCTGGGCGGCAAGGTGCCCGTGTTCGACTCGGTGCACACCGCGGTGGAGATGACCGGCGCCAACACCAGCGTGATTTTTGTGCCGGCGCGGGCGGCTGCGGATTCCATCCTGGAGGCGGCGGATGCTGGCATTGAGCTGATCGTGTGCATCACCGAGGGCGTGCCGGTGAAAGAGATGCTGACGGTCAAGCACATGCTGACGCGCCAGAACGCAATTCTGCTGGGTCCCAATACACCGGGAATCATCTCACCGCCCGATACGCGTGTGGGCATCATCCCCGGAGAGATCACTTTTGCGGGGAATGTGGGCGTGGTGTCGCGATCGGGCACGCTGACCTACGAGGTGATGCACGCACTGATGATGGCGGGGATCGGCACCAGCAGTTGTGTGGGCGTGGGGGGCGACCCGATCATCGGGGCGAATTTTGTGGACATCCTCTCGTATTTTGAGGGGGATTCGGCGACCGAAACCGTGGTGCTGATCGGCGAGATCGGCGGCCGCGACGAGGAGCGGGCTGCCGAGTATATCGCCGAAGCGATGACCAAGCCGGTGGTGGGTTTTATTGCCGGCCTGGCTGCGCCCGAGGAGACGCGCATGGGGCACGCCGGGGCGATCGTGGAGGGGGGCGTGGGCAGCGCCAGGGACAAGGTGGCTGCGCTGGAGGCGGCTGGCGTGCGCATCGCGCGCACCCCGGAGGAGATCCCCGGGTTGGTGCGGGGGAGGTAGCAGGTCCGGCTCGCTGCGTTCAGCCCCTTTCGCTTCGCTACAGGGGATCCGCTGTACTTCAGGGACGTTGAAGGGGACGGGGGGGTGAGGGTATTCGTTCCAAAAAAAAACGAACCGAAACGAATAAAGGAATGTCTTAGCTTTCATCAGACCTCTTCTTTTTTAATATTCTTTCATGGCGCGGGTAAGCTGCGTGAAAAAGACGCTGGCTAGCATATGGTCGGTTTGCAGCAGGCTCGCCAAACGCAGCATGGTTTTGCTGACCACAGCCAGGTGCTGGCTGCACACCGATGTATGCAGCATAGCGCTGAGGCGGTTTGTGACAGCTTCAGCTTGGCTGCCGGTATGGGACCCGGCTGGGATGCTTTGGCAGAGGCGTTTGGCGGTGCCGACAATTAAAAAGCTCCTTTCGGTGTGGATGCGATTAAAGATAGAACATAAGTTCTAATTTTAATGAAAGTATAGCATTAAAGGTGGGGGATTTCAATACGTAAAAAGCGGCAAATAACGACCTCTTTTTGCCGCAAGCGGCATGTTGGCTGACAGGTGATCCTACTTGCTTCACTCTACCCCTTTCGCTTCGCTACAGGGGTTCCGCTGCGCTTCAGGGACGTTGAAGGGGACGGGGGGGTGAGGGAAGGGAATTTGATTTTCGATTATAATCAAACTACAGCCTTAAGCGGGAGGTATCAACACAATTATGGTCAGCAATTTTATCACGAATGATGGTGGAAAAGACCTTCGGACCCGCCTTTTAGAACTGGTGGAAAACAGCGAAGAGATGAAATTCCTGGTGGGTTTTTTCTATTTTTCGGGGATGCGTGAGCTTTATGAAGGACTGCGCAAGCACCCGACTTCAATTTTAAAAATCCTGGTCGGTATGAATGTTGACCAGCTTAATTTCAGGTTAATTGAATATGGTGAATACAACCCTGCCCAATCCGATGCTGAGAAAACGGATCAATTCCTTGATAATGTGCGTCTTTCACTGCGCGATGATCAATTTGATTCTCAGGAATTTTACGAGCAAATTTCCTTTTTCATCGAAATGATCAGAGATGGTCGGCTGATTATTCGCAAAACCCGTCAGCCCAATCACGCTAAAATCTACTTCTTTATTGATCAAGAAAGCGTGTTTGCCAACAAGCTGTTTATCACAGGCTCCAGTAACCTGACCAAACCTGCTCTGACCACCCAGGCTGAATTCAACGTCCAAATTCGTGATTACGGCATTGATGAAACCGAAGCCTACTTTGACGCACTGTGGGATGACGCCATCAAAATTACGGAAGATGATGTGATCAGACAAAGAATGATCAGAGTGATCGAAAAGGGCACCATGGTGCGCCAGGTCACGCCTTTTGAAGCGTACGCGCTGACCTTAAAGACCTATTTGGATAGCTATCAACAAAAAGAGATTGGTGATTACCTGATCCACCTGCTGAAAAAGAATGGCTATGTGCCGTATCAATACCAGTTAGATGCGGTGCGCCAGGCGCTTTCGATCATTGAGAGCCAGGGCGGTGTGGTGGTGGCGGACGTTGTGGGATTGGGTAAAACGATTATCGCCTGTGCGATTGCCCGGCAGTTGGGAAAACGCGGGGTAGTGATCTGTCCGCCAGGTTTGATGGGTGATCACAACAAGACCAGTGGATGGCGCATGTACCTGGAGCAATTTGAGCTCCCACAATGGGAGGTGCGTTCGGTGGGTGATCTTGAGAAAACAGCCGAGTTTGTTCAACGCGTGAAAGACATCGAGGTGGTAATCATTGACGAGGTGCACCGTTTTCGCAACCAGGACACCCAAAGCTATGAGCTGCTGAAAAACATCTGCCGGGATAAGATCGTCATTCTTCTAACAGCAACGCCATTCAATAACCGCCCGGGCGATATCCTTGCGCTGCTGAAATTGTTCATCGTCCCTAAAAAGTCAACCCTTACCCTGGAGAGCAATTTACTGGAAAAATTCAGGGCATACAAAAGCACCTTTGACCGCCTGTCTTATATCAAAAAGAACTACAACTCGCCCATCGCTGATAACCGAGCAAAAGCAGAAGGGTATTATGAAGCGCTGTTTGGCGAAAGCGGGATTGATCTGACAAAGGTCACCGCACGTTCAAGGTACCTGGCAGCCGAGATTCGCCATGTAATCCAGCCCGTTACCATTCGCAGGAACCGGCTTGACCTGCAAAATAACCCCTTTTATGCGGGTGAGGTTAAAGACCTTTCCAAAATTGCTGACCCTGAAGAATGGTTTTTCGAACTAACCCCTGAGCAATCTGCGTTTTACGATCAGATCATCACCCGATACTTTGGGTTGCCCGAAGAAGGCGGGGAATTTAAAGGTGCGATTTACCAGCCCTTTATTTATGAAACTGCCAAGACAGAAGATTTTACCGAAAAAGAAAATTTTGAGATGCAACAACAGCGCAACCTGTTTGACTTTATGCGCCGTTTGATGGTTAAACGCTTCGAGAGTTCCTTTGGCGCTTTTGAACAATCGATAAGACGCTTCAAGCGCATCAATGAGAACGCGCTCACTTTCATAAAAACATCGAAAAAATACATTTTAGACCGTTCACTGATGGAGAAGATTTATGACGAGGATGAAGAAACCATCGAGGCTTATCTTGAGGAATATGAAGCTAATTTGCTAAAAGGCACCTACCCGAAGAACCACCGCGTATATGATTTGAATAAATTCAGCTTTGCGGATGCATTTATTGAAGACATTAAGTCCGATTTAGCGATGTTTGACCATATCCTCAGCCAGCTTGAGGCAATGGATCTGGTGGCGGAGGACCCTAAAGCAGGCTGCTTGATTGAAAATATAACCCGGGTTTTAAATACATCACCCAAACACGGTGAGCCCAAGCGTAAGGTTGTTATCTTTTCGGAATATGCCGATACCGTCAGCCACCTCAAAGAAGCCTTGGGTGTGCCCTTTGGCGAACGCTTGCTGGTGGTCAGCGGGAACCTCACAGGCGCGATGAATGAAAAAATTGCAGCAAATTTTGACGCCTCACACCTGCACCCCGTGGATGATTTTGATATCTTGTTATCGACCGACCGCATCTCTGAGGGGTACAACCTCAACCGGGCGGGCATGGTGATCAACTACGATATCCCCTGGAACCCGGTGCGAGTCATCCAACGCGTGGGGCGCATCAACCGCATCAGCAAGAAGGTGTTTGATGAATTGTTCATCGTCAACTTCTTCCCTACTGAAAAAGGGTCAACGCTGGTTAAATCGCGCGAGATTGCGACCAATAAGATGTTTCTGATACACGAGGTGCTGGGCGAGGACGCCAAGATTTTCGATGTGGATGAAAGCCCTTCAGCCGCAGCCCTGTTTGACCGTATTCGCCAGAACCCCGACGAAATGGAAGCCGAATCCTTCTACACCACCATGCTCAAGCGCTATATGGAAATTGAAAAGAATCACCCCGACCTGGTAGAGGCGCTGCACGATTTCCCGCCGCGGGTGAAGGTTGCCAAGGCGGGTAAAACAGATGAGCTGCTGGTGTTCTTTTTGAAAGGCAGGCTGTATATCCAGGCGATTAATGATGGGTTTGGAGAGGGTGCTGAGCCATATGCACTGACCTTCGAAGATGCCCTGCCAAAGATCGAATGCACCATAGATGAGGAAGGTTTGGACTTGAGTGCAGATTTCTGGGAGAAGTATCTGGCTGCCCGGCAGGTGAAAGAACCGCGAGAACAACCCCTCAGTCCGCAGAGCATTGAGAAAAAGGCGATCAACAATTTGAAGACCTTGCTGCAAAGGGATTATGAGCAGTTAAAACCCTATCGGGAGTTCGTGACCACGCTGCTGGAGGATATCCTGGATTATGGCACGCTACCGGACTTTACCCTGCGGCGGATTAGCAACCTGAACACAACCAACGCCAGACAGCTCAACGCACTTGAAAAAGACCTGAAGCAGCTGCTGGGTGAGCTGGGTGAAAATTACCTGAAAGCGGTTAAGGCAGACCGTGACCAACTTCGACCAAATATTATTATTGCGATTGAGAATCAAAAGCCATGACTTCAAAAATCTTAAATGACCTTATCCAAGATGTTAATCACGACACGTTAACACGTTTTTTTCAAGACCGCTCTTCGCTGTTTCGAGCAGACAAAGCATCGCTGAAAGAATATGAGACCGATCAGTTTAAGGAGGGCACAAAGCTGGGAGAGCTCCCCTTTGGGCTGATTGACCATATCATAGTGTGCTGTTTTAAAGTCACACGAGAGCTTTCGGAGCGCAGTGGAAAAAAAGCACAGTATGAGCTGGCAAAAAAAGTTATTCGTGATCTGAGTATGGACGCGGGCATTTTTGTGTTCATTGGAGAGAACGGGGCTTTTCGCTTTTCGCTGGTATATGCCAGTTACCTGGGCACAAAAGTTGATTATTCCAACTTTCGCCGCTTTACCTATTATGTCAGTCCTCAGTTGACCAATAAAACCTTCCGCCAGCGGATTGGCGAAGGTGACTTTTCATCGCTGGAGAGCATCAAAGAAGCCTTCTCAGTGGAAAAGGTGACCAAGGAGTTTTACCAGAAGATTTCCTACTGGTATTTTTGGGCTTGCCAGCAGTGTCAGTTCCCAAAAGATGCAGAAGCTGAAGAAAACGGGCGCCAGGTGGCGGTGATTCGCCTGATCACACGCATGATTTTCATCTGGTTCATGCGTGAGATGAAACTGGTGCCCAACAACTTGTTTGAAAAAAGCTTCTTCAAAGCGGCACTAAAAAATCACGACGATGCAAATTCAACCTATTACATGGCGATTTTGCAGAACCTGTTCTTTGCGACGCTGAATACCAAGCCTGAAGAGCGTAACTTTCGCAGTCCAGTTCGGGGAGCTAAGGGCATCAACCCTGACTTTGGCAATCAGTATAAGTATCGCTACCAGGATTTATTCCATGCGCCAGACCAGCTTACCAATTATTTTGGCGAGATTCCCTTCCTCAACGGCGGGTTGTTTGACTGCCTGGACGATAAACCGCAGGGCAGGTATGTGGATGGCTTTACAGAGACCAAAAAATTTCAACCGCGGGTACCAAATGTGTTATTCTTTTCACCGGAGAGAACTGTTGACATTAACGCCGAGCTGGGTACTACCAACCGAACCTATCGGGTGGAGGGGTTGATCAATATCCTCTCCACTTACAACTTCACCATCGATGAAAACACGCTGGATGACCAGGATGTGGCGCTGGACCCCGAACTGCTGGGCAAGGTGTTTGAGAACTTGCTGGCGAGCTTCAACCCGGAGACCTCCACGACAGCGCGTAAAGCCACGGGCAGCTACTATACGCCGCGTGAAATTGTTGATTATATGGTTGAGGAATCCCTTAAAGCTTATTTTGCAAATTATTTAGATGATGTTGACGCCATTGAAGACAAACTTGAGAGTTTATTTGATACCAACAACGATGAAAACCCCTTCACAGCCGAAGAGACCCGCCGAATGGTTGACCTGGTGGAAGATGTGCGCATTGTCGACCCGGCGGTGGGCTCTGGCGCCTTCCCGATGGGGGCGCTGAATAAGCTGGTGTTTATCCTTGCCAAACTGGATAAGGATAATGTTTTATGGAAAAAGGCACAGCTTGACGGAGCGGATGCCATCTCTGACCCGGCGGTGCGCGCCAATGTGAAGGAAAGCATTCAAAATTATTTTCGAGAAAAAGACGCCAATTACGGCAGGAAGCTGTATTTAATCCAAAAATGTATTTATGGCGTGGACATCCAGCAGATTGCAGTAGAGATTGCCAAACTGCGCTTTTTCATCGCCCTGCTGGTGGATGAGAAGGTTGACAAAAGCAAAGATAACTGGGGCATTGAACCGCTGCCCAATTTGGATTTTAAGATCATGCAGGGCAACAGCCTAATTTCAGAATACCTGGGTATCAAGTTCACGCTTGATGGAGATGGTGCTGATAAAAATGGAAACTTACACTTGTTCGCAGACGAAAACAAACAATATATTGAAGCATTCGATCAGAAGAAAACCGAATATCAAATTACTTCAGACCCCCGACATAAAAAGGCACTTCAAAAAGAAATTGAAGACCTATTAATAAAAATATTCGAGGATCTGGTGAAAAGACAGAAATCGAATTATTATCAGCGCTTGAAGGCGGTTGAGCGAAAATATGCCGATATTCCTGATCGTGCTTCCAGAGAAAATGCCATATCTGAAGAAAAACTACAGCTTGCAAAAAGCTTTGACTTTGATTTTTCTGCGGTCGAAGAACAGCTTCGACAGTTTACCAGCAGACAAAGAATTAAACCCTTCTTTCCTTGGGAAATGTACTTCTCAGAAGTGTTTTTAGAAAAGAATGGCTTTGATGTCATAATCGCCAACCCGCCCTATATTGGAGAGAAAGGACATAAAGAACTTTTTAGTGAGGTGAAGAAAGCTAACCTAAAAGAATATTACTTAGGGAAAATGGATTACTATTATTTTTTTATTCATCTTGCTTTCGACCTGGGAAACCCAGAATCCCAAATTGCCTTTATTACCACAAATTATTACCCAACAGCTACAGGTGCTGTGAAATTACGAGCAGATATCAATAAACGGGCATCAGTAAGAAAATTAATAAATTTGAACGAATTGACAATTTTTGAGTCTGCGCAGGGTCAACACAATATGATTTCACTCTTGTCGAAAGGCTATCAGCCCGATTTGATTGCACAAACCTGCATCACTAAAAGAAAAGGCATGATATCCCCTGAAATTTTTTCACGCATTGTCAACAAACTTGACGATCAAACAGGTTATTATCTTGTGCTACAAAAGTATCTGTATGATGATATAGATCACCAAATACGTTTGTCGGGGATTAAAAATTTGCAGTGCGATCCAATACAAACCGCATTGCAAAAAATGGCGAAATTCGGTTACCCTTTAGGTGAAATTTGTAATGTAAACCAGGGCATAGTGACTGGTGCAGACAAGGTGTCTAAATCACACATTAGAAAATTGAATATTGACGCAGAGGTCGGAGAAGGGATTTTTGTTCTAAATGGACAAGAAGTTGATGAACTAAACCCATTGAATTCGGACAAAAAGATTCTTAATCCCTGGTTTAAAAATTCAGATATAAACCGTTGGTTTACATCAATTACAACGCCTGAAAAGATACTTTATCTTCATAGAAAAAGTGAACCATCGGTGAGAATAATAAATCATCTTCGCAAGTATAAATCGATATTAGAAAACCGAAGAGAAGTAACAAATCATGTTATTGAGTGGTGGAAACTCCAGTGGCCTCGATCTGAGGATATATTTTTGGGACAAAAAATTGTAGTTCCTCAAAGAAGCCCAACCAATACTTTTGCTTACAATGATATACCCTGGTATGCAAGCGCAGATGTTTATTATATAACCGAAAAAAAGAAACAAGTCTCTCTTAAGTACCTCTTAGCACTTCTCAATTCTCACCTTTTATATGTTTGGCTGTATTTTCGTGGAAAGCGAAAGGGAGAAATGCTGGAGTTGTATCAAAAGCCACTATCTGAAGTACCTATCAAACTAATACCAAATTCACAGCAGAAACCCTTTGTTGACCTTGTTGATCAGTTATTATCATTGACCTATTCAAATAATTATTTCAATGACATGGATCAACAAAGGCAAGTTAGGACGTTGGAGTTAGAAATTGATCGATTAGTTTTTGAGCTCTATGAATTAACTGACGAAGAGATATCTGCTATAATGTCTTTTAACAATTAATTTGGAACTGTCTGAAACGTGTTAGATATAAGGAGAGCTGTGGCATGGAAAAAAATGAGGTCATACCAGCGTTTGAAATGCTATTGGATGAAATCGATGCTGTCGTTATGGCGTTGAATGAAGAAGGCGCACAACTGTTGACCGCGGGGAAGTACGCTGATGCGCGGGCATTGATTGCAAAGGTTGAGTCGATTAACGCCATTCGCGTAAAAGTACAATCATTGTCAGAGGAGTGGCGCAGGCTTTCATTCAAAACCGTCAAAAAACCGGGCAGAAAACCACGTCAAGCAAAGCTAAAGCCGACCGCCCGCCTGGGAAAAGGGATGCGAACGCCTGAAGAAGCCTTCAAATTGCCATTATTGAAAACGTTGATTGAGATGGGCGGCGCTGGCAGGGTGTCAGAAGTTTTGGACCGAATGGAAAATCATGTTAAGCCGATGCTTACAGAACCCGATTATGAACCATTGAGCTCAACCGATGAGTTTCGCTGGCGTAATACAGCGAAGTGGGCGCGACAGGAGCTGATTTATGACGGGTTGCTGGAAAAAGACTCTCCTTATGGGATTTGGACAATCAGTGATAAAGGGAGGGCATGGGTAGAAAAACAGTCACAAGAACCTATGCCATAGAATATTCACGAAAAGCAAACAAAAATTCAATTTCCTGGAGATAAGAATGAGAGTGCAGATCGGCCTGTAGCTTTAGAGCAAATCATTGAAGTTTGTCATGAAATATTTAACAACGGTAGAGATTACAATGAAGCAGTAAAACTGGTAGCCATGCGGAGAGGGCTCAAATCAGTTCATACGGTCTATGACAAATGCACCAGGCAGCTTGGATTAACGACGGCTGAATTCAAAGCGGTAACAGAAGATAAATATCAAATGATTAAGTTTCTAATCGATAGATTCCCGAATTATCAATCTTATATTGTTGAGCAGTTGGGACCGTAAAACTTTTATTTATACCCTTTTATTTTGTTGTGCTTCGTTTTTTGAAAATCAGGTGCATACCATATTTTGATAATTAAATAAAAACGAGAGATGGTGGAAATATGAATGACAGAGATGTAATGCCTGCCTTTGATATGCTTATGGAAGAATTGGATGCAATCGTGACCCATCTTAATCAGCAAGGCGCACAACTCATGCAAGCCAAGGAATACGCCCAGGCACGTGAGGTGATCGTTAAGGCAGAAGCGGTGCTGGCTTTTCAAGCAAAAGTGAAAGCGCTGCAGGAGGAATGGGTTCGCCTGTCAGTTTCATCGTCCAAAAAAACACCAAGAAAGAAACAGCCCGGTCAACGAGTTATGACAACGATGCTTAAACAGGGTTTAAGAACGCCCAATGAGGCGTTTATGCTGCCGATTCTACAGGCACTGGTTCAGTTAGGCGGCTCAGGTCGGGTTATTGAAGTGCTGGATCGGGTTGAAAGGATGATGAAAGAACAACTGAATAAATATGATTATGAATCGCTCCCTTCAAACCCAAAAGAACTACGATGGCGTAACAATGCCCAATGGGCAAGATTGAACCTGGTTCAAGCAGGCTATTTAGCGTCCGACTCGCCGCGTGGCATTTGGGAGATTTCGGAAGCGGGGCGGGCGTTGGTTTTAGAAGCTAAAGAATGACAGGGTGGTGTTGTTGAGATTGCTTGCCATGCGCTACGCTTGGGCACGCTACGCAGTCGTGCCTCGCAACGACAGAGATTGCTTACCCTTCGCTGCGCTTGGGCACGCTACGCAGTCGTGCCTCGCAATGACAGAGATTGCTTACCCTTCGCTGCGCCTGGGTACGCTAGGCAGTTGTGCCTCGCAATGACAGGGGGTGATGAGATTGCTTACCCTTCGCTGCGCTTGGGCACGCTACGCAGTCGTACCTCGCAATGACAGGACGAAGTGTGCCTCGCAATGACAGGACGAAGTGTGCCTTGCAATGACAGGACGATGCGTGCACGGCATGACCACGTCCCACGCCCAGAGCCATTAACGCAAAAATAGGGCAGGACCAAGCGACCTGCCCCCGGGTTTTTGCTACTGCATTCCTATTTCCTAATTCCTATGAACTATTCATTCCCCCCAGGTTCACACACGTTTTTCGATATAATCGAGAATGTCCTGAACGGTGCGGATATCTCGGGCGTCGTCATCTGAGATGGTGACGTCAAATTTCTCACAGAAACCGTCGACCAGGAAGAACTGATCCATCGAATCAGCTTTTAGATCTTCAATGAAGTTCGTTTCGGGGGTAATCGTATCAATATCGACTTTCATCACATCGGCGATAACTTCTTTGACCATTTGCAGGTAGTCGGACATGCCATGCCTCCTTTGTGGATTATAATAGTTAAAATTCTAACAAGCTCTGGGGTTCTGTCAAGGCTTAACCCCGGCTTACCATTAATTAACAGCAGACGATGAGAAAAGACACGCAAATCACAGCACGTAAAGAGGATCACCTGCGGGTCAACCTGGAGGAAGACGTGGCTTCTGGCGTGGCGAGCGGGCTGGAGGCTTACCGCCTGATCCACCAGGCGCTGCCCGAGCTGGCGCTGGACGAGGTCGAGTTGGGGCAAACGCTGTTTGGAATGCAGCAGCGCGTCCCGGTGCTGGTCTCGTCGATGACGGGGGGCACGGAGCGGGCGGCGCGCATCAACCGGCACCTGGCGCTGGCAGCCGAGCAGGTCGGGCTGGCGATGGGGGTGGGGTCGCAGCGGGCAGCGATTGAGAATCCCGAACTGGCGGAGAGCTTCAGGGTGAGAAAATTTGCACCGGGGATTTTGTTGTTTGCTAACCTGGGCGCGGTGCAACTCAATGCCGGGTACGGCGTCGATGAATGTCGGCGTGCAGTGGAGATGATCGATGCGAACGCGCTGGTTTTGCATCTCAACCCCCTGCAGGAGGCGCTGCAGCCCGAGGGGCAGACGGATTTCCGTAGCCTGGTTGAAAAGATTGCTGCTTTGAGGGTGAAGCTGGGCCTGCCGATCATCGTCAAGGAGGTCGGCTGGGGAATCAGCGTTGAGGCCGCGCGGCTGCTGTACGATGCTGGGGTTGACGCGCTGGACGTCGCTGGGGCGGGCGGCACCTCGTGGTCGCAGGTGGAGATGCATCGCCAGTCCGACCCGTATTGGGCTCAAACGGCAGTGGCTTTCCGCGATTGGGGCATTCCGACAGCCGAGTCCCTGCGCGCGGTGAAGCCGGTGTTTCACGACCGACCGGTGTTCGCCTCGGGCGGTCTGCGCACGGGGGTGGAGATTGCCAAATGCCTGGCGTTGGGCGCCTCACTGGGCGGGATGGCTGGCACTTTTTT from Brevefilum fermentans encodes:
- a CDS encoding helicase-related protein — protein: MVSNFITNDGGKDLRTRLLELVENSEEMKFLVGFFYFSGMRELYEGLRKHPTSILKILVGMNVDQLNFRLIEYGEYNPAQSDAEKTDQFLDNVRLSLRDDQFDSQEFYEQISFFIEMIRDGRLIIRKTRQPNHAKIYFFIDQESVFANKLFITGSSNLTKPALTTQAEFNVQIRDYGIDETEAYFDALWDDAIKITEDDVIRQRMIRVIEKGTMVRQVTPFEAYALTLKTYLDSYQQKEIGDYLIHLLKKNGYVPYQYQLDAVRQALSIIESQGGVVVADVVGLGKTIIACAIARQLGKRGVVICPPGLMGDHNKTSGWRMYLEQFELPQWEVRSVGDLEKTAEFVQRVKDIEVVIIDEVHRFRNQDTQSYELLKNICRDKIVILLTATPFNNRPGDILALLKLFIVPKKSTLTLESNLLEKFRAYKSTFDRLSYIKKNYNSPIADNRAKAEGYYEALFGESGIDLTKVTARSRYLAAEIRHVIQPVTIRRNRLDLQNNPFYAGEVKDLSKIADPEEWFFELTPEQSAFYDQIITRYFGLPEEGGEFKGAIYQPFIYETAKTEDFTEKENFEMQQQRNLFDFMRRLMVKRFESSFGAFEQSIRRFKRINENALTFIKTSKKYILDRSLMEKIYDEDEETIEAYLEEYEANLLKGTYPKNHRVYDLNKFSFADAFIEDIKSDLAMFDHILSQLEAMDLVAEDPKAGCLIENITRVLNTSPKHGEPKRKVVIFSEYADTVSHLKEALGVPFGERLLVVSGNLTGAMNEKIAANFDASHLHPVDDFDILLSTDRISEGYNLNRAGMVINYDIPWNPVRVIQRVGRINRISKKVFDELFIVNFFPTEKGSTLVKSREIATNKMFLIHEVLGEDAKIFDVDESPSAAALFDRIRQNPDEMEAESFYTTMLKRYMEIEKNHPDLVEALHDFPPRVKVAKAGKTDELLVFFLKGRLYIQAINDGFGEGAEPYALTFEDALPKIECTIDEEGLDLSADFWEKYLAARQVKEPREQPLSPQSIEKKAINNLKTLLQRDYEQLKPYREFVTTLLEDILDYGTLPDFTLRRISNLNTTNARQLNALEKDLKQLLGELGENYLKAVKADRDQLRPNIIIAIENQKP
- the sucC gene encoding ADP-forming succinate--CoA ligase subunit beta, giving the protein MRLHEYQSKEIFSEHNIPIPQGRLAATPEEARLVADELHGPVVLKAQVLVGGRGRAGGISLVNSSDDAEEEASRILGARIKGIPVGRLLVEEAINIQQELYLGMTVDRERGETLVIASAEGGVNIEQVAQASPEKIARLGVNPLLGLREFQARNLAAEIELPRSLWRAFMTLALNLYKAYQDLDATLAEINPLVITSEGRLVALDGKIIIDDNALFRHPAFFDKRDTSAEAPEVAEARKFGLSYIKMDGDIGCMVNGAGLAMATMDIIQFKGGKAANFLDIGGGASAEKVTAAMRILLADPQVKAVLVNIFGGITRCDEVAHGIRIAREEIETQVPFVIRLAGTNAVEGARILADANLETAHTLSEAAEIAIALAERETA
- the sucD gene encoding succinate--CoA ligase subunit alpha; protein product: MSILVNGNTRLVVQGITGHEGHFHAQAMLDYGTNIVAGVTPGKGGEWVLGGKVPVFDSVHTAVEMTGANTSVIFVPARAAADSILEAADAGIELIVCITEGVPVKEMLTVKHMLTRQNAILLGPNTPGIISPPDTRVGIIPGEITFAGNVGVVSRSGTLTYEVMHALMMAGIGTSSCVGVGGDPIIGANFVDILSYFEGDSATETVVLIGEIGGRDEERAAEYIAEAMTKPVVGFIAGLAAPEETRMGHAGAIVEGGVGSARDKVAALEAAGVRIARTPEEIPGLVRGR